The following proteins are encoded in a genomic region of Bacteroidia bacterium:
- a CDS encoding thymidine kinase yields the protein MFLENTRHYDKRQGWIEVICGSMFSGKTEELIRRLKRAKIAKQKVEIFKPEVDIRYDESKVVSHDSNSIQSTPVPSAEQILLLVGDVDVVGIDEAQFFDAGLPDVCTKLANNGIRVIAAGLDMDYLGNPFGPMPGLMAMAEYVTKVHAVCVKCGNLANHSHRTMASNSLVLLGETDSYEPLCRSCFYSDK from the coding sequence ATGTTTTTAGAGAACACCAGGCATTACGACAAACGTCAAGGTTGGATCGAAGTGATCTGTGGTTCCATGTTTTCCGGTAAGACCGAGGAGTTGATTCGCCGCCTGAAAAGAGCTAAAATCGCCAAACAAAAGGTGGAAATTTTCAAGCCTGAGGTGGATATCCGCTATGATGAAAGTAAAGTAGTTAGTCACGATTCAAACAGCATTCAGTCCACGCCGGTTCCTTCTGCAGAGCAAATTTTACTACTGGTTGGCGATGTGGATGTGGTTGGTATTGATGAAGCCCAATTTTTTGATGCAGGTTTGCCCGATGTATGCACTAAGCTTGCCAACAACGGAATTCGTGTGATAGCTGCCGGTTTGGATATGGATTACCTGGGAAATCCCTTTGGTCCAATGCCCGGATTGATGGCTATGGCAGAATATGTCACCAAAGTTCATGCAGTTTGCGTGAAATGTGGCAATTTAGCCAATCACAGTCACCGAACTATGGCCAGCAACTCCCTGGTGCTACTGGGCGAAACTGATTCATATGAGCCGTTGTGCCGCTCCTGTTTTTATTCCGATAAGTAA
- a CDS encoding procyclic acidic repetitive family protein produces the protein MNISHTILQIKQKLNNATRIADRIEKSGTVHPIDVDSLLEELRTAYNKVYQLGWEEEETLVAEQPQMAVVPHEETSTRPTIEPEIPVIPVEIPKTEPEPEPAMFVEPQVELSMEPEPELEENLEEEGPLVEVEKGVSTTIELDFEPVSVSAQEPEPEPEVEPEPEITQVSNLSQTEVETEPVNLTPVVEDSKPAPAPIAIESALPKNLNLLPISDLRTALSINDKFSLSNKLFKGNGTEFNLFLNVLNGFDNLTEAKNYLLNTLNQNNWDSESSEFTLIQELVERRYFRS, from the coding sequence ATGAACATTTCCCATACCATCCTCCAAATCAAGCAGAAACTAAACAATGCCACCCGAATTGCCGACCGAATAGAAAAGTCAGGGACGGTTCATCCGATAGACGTTGATAGCTTATTAGAAGAACTAAGAACAGCATACAACAAGGTGTATCAATTGGGTTGGGAAGAAGAAGAAACTTTGGTAGCCGAACAGCCCCAAATGGCTGTTGTTCCGCACGAAGAAACGAGTACCAGACCAACTATTGAACCGGAAATTCCGGTAATTCCAGTGGAAATTCCTAAAACCGAACCGGAACCAGAACCTGCCATGTTTGTTGAACCACAGGTTGAATTGTCCATGGAACCTGAGCCCGAGTTGGAAGAAAACTTGGAAGAGGAGGGTCCATTGGTGGAGGTAGAAAAAGGAGTAAGCACTACCATTGAATTGGATTTCGAACCTGTATCGGTATCAGCACAGGAACCTGAACCCGAACCAGAAGTTGAACCCGAACCAGAAATTACCCAAGTAAGCAACTTAAGCCAAACTGAAGTAGAAACTGAACCGGTTAATTTAACACCGGTTGTGGAAGATAGCAAACCTGCACCTGCACCGATTGCTATCGAAAGTGCCTTACCTAAAAATCTAAACCTTTTACCCATTTCCGATTTGCGAACTGCATTAAGCATTAATGACAAATTTTCGCTATCGAATAAACTTTTTAAAGGCAATGGAACAGAATTCAACTTGTTCTTAAATGTGTTAAATGGATTTGACAACCTAACGGAGGCCAAAAATTATTTACTGAATACCCTAAATCAAAACAACTGGGATTCAGAAAGTTCAGAATTTACCTTAATTCAGGAATTGGTAGAGCGCAGGTATTTTAGAAGTTAG
- a CDS encoding YciI family protein, giving the protein MPFTLNKILFLLLFTCLIDSNLLAQDMSQMKQYYFVLLSKGPNRNQDSATAAQIQKAHLENIGKLAKEGKLQVAGPFTDDGNFRGIFIFDAGSKEEVEQWVQTDEAIKSGRLSYEIHPWMTQKGNCFK; this is encoded by the coding sequence ATGCCTTTTACCTTGAATAAAATTCTATTTTTATTATTGTTTACATGTTTGATTGACAGCAATTTGCTAGCCCAGGACATGTCGCAGATGAAACAATATTATTTTGTCTTACTTAGCAAAGGACCTAACAGAAACCAAGATTCAGCGACAGCAGCACAAATACAAAAGGCCCATTTAGAAAACATCGGGAAATTAGCTAAAGAAGGAAAATTGCAAGTAGCCGGTCCATTTACTGACGATGGTAATTTTCGAGGGATTTTCATTTTTGATGCAGGCTCAAAAGAAGAAGTTGAACAATGGGTACAGACCGATGAGGCCATCAAATCAGGTCGATTGAGTTATGAAATACATCCATGGATGACTCAAAAAGGAAACTGTTTTAAATAA
- the ruvB gene encoding Holliday junction branch migration DNA helicase RuvB yields MNPNLIADSSNQNPGDREIERALRPIDFTEFAGQEKVVENLKIFTSAAKQRGEALDHVLLHGPPGLGKTTLANIIAADLGVNIKITSGPVLDKPGDLAGLLTNLEPNDVLFIDEIHRLSPIVEEYLYSAMEDYRIDIMIETGPNARSVQIKLNPFTLVGATTRSGLLTSPLRARFGINSRLEYYDAKLLQKIVERSSGILNIPIQESAAFEIARRSRGTPRIANALLRRVRDFAQIKGDGTISLEISQYALQALNVDKHGLDEMDIRILTTIVDKFKGGPVGITTISTAVGEEGGTIEEVYEPFLIQEGYLIRTPRGRQATELAYKHLGKVVGFNAGNLFGGEL; encoded by the coding sequence GTGAATCCGAATCTAATAGCCGACTCTTCGAATCAAAACCCCGGTGATAGGGAAATTGAAAGGGCTTTACGTCCAATTGATTTTACCGAATTTGCGGGCCAGGAAAAAGTGGTAGAAAATTTAAAAATCTTCACCTCTGCGGCGAAACAACGAGGAGAGGCGCTGGATCATGTATTATTACACGGTCCTCCCGGATTAGGAAAAACCACTTTAGCTAATATAATAGCTGCAGATTTAGGGGTAAATATTAAAATTACTTCAGGTCCTGTATTAGACAAGCCCGGGGATTTAGCCGGCCTATTGACCAATTTAGAACCGAACGACGTATTATTTATTGATGAGATCCATCGCTTAAGTCCCATTGTTGAGGAATATTTGTATTCGGCCATGGAGGATTACCGAATCGATATTATGATTGAAACAGGGCCGAACGCCAGGTCAGTTCAAATCAAATTAAATCCATTTACTTTGGTTGGGGCCACTACCCGATCCGGCTTACTTACTTCACCTCTTCGCGCTAGGTTTGGCATTAATTCCAGGCTTGAATATTACGATGCCAAGCTTTTGCAAAAGATTGTTGAACGTTCGTCCGGCATCTTAAATATTCCCATTCAAGAATCGGCGGCATTTGAAATTGCACGCCGTAGCAGAGGAACACCGAGGATAGCCAATGCCTTGTTAAGAAGGGTAAGAGATTTTGCCCAAATTAAAGGCGATGGAACCATATCATTAGAAATTTCTCAATACGCATTGCAGGCATTAAATGTGGATAAACATGGATTAGATGAAATGGACATCCGGATATTAACCACCATTGTAGATAAGTTTAAGGGAGGTCCAGTCGGAATTACTACCATTTCAACAGCGGTTGGCGAAGAAGGTGGAACCATTGAGGAAGTATATGAACCATTTTTAATTCAGGAAGGCTATTTGATACGTACACCCCGTGGCCGCCAGGCTACAGAATTAGCTTACAAGCATTTAGGAAAGGTTGTAGGATTTAATGCAGGCAATCTTTTCGGAGGAGAATTATAA
- a CDS encoding AMP nucleosidase → MKNKDDIVQNWLPRYTGTPIEEFGQYILLTNFQNYVTLFAQMYNVEVSGLDKPMPNATANNITIINFGMGSAMAATIMDLLSAIHPKAVLFLGKCGGLKRKNNVGDLILPIAAIRGEGTSNDYFPQEVPALPAFSLQRAVSTSIRQNNCDYWTGTVYTTNRRVWEHDNEFKKYLRKLRAMAIDMETATLFVVGFSNEVPTGALLLVTDQPMISSGVKTDRSDKAVTKNYTELHLKIGIDSLNELINNGLSVKHLRF, encoded by the coding sequence ATGAAAAATAAAGATGATATAGTTCAAAACTGGCTACCCCGTTACACAGGCACACCAATTGAAGAGTTTGGTCAATATATTTTATTAACCAACTTTCAAAATTATGTGACGCTATTTGCCCAAATGTACAATGTGGAAGTTTCGGGTCTTGACAAGCCCATGCCCAATGCAACAGCCAACAACATTACAATTATAAACTTTGGAATGGGTAGTGCGATGGCAGCAACCATCATGGATTTATTATCAGCGATTCATCCAAAGGCTGTTTTGTTTTTAGGAAAATGTGGAGGATTAAAAAGAAAGAACAACGTTGGAGACTTGATACTACCGATAGCTGCTATTCGCGGAGAAGGAACAAGTAATGACTATTTCCCTCAGGAAGTACCGGCCTTACCTGCATTTAGTTTACAGCGAGCCGTTTCAACCAGTATTCGTCAAAACAATTGCGATTATTGGACCGGAACTGTATACACTACCAATAGAAGGGTTTGGGAACATGACAATGAATTTAAGAAATACTTAAGGAAATTAAGGGCTATGGCCATAGATATGGAAACAGCCACTCTATTTGTTGTTGGTTTTAGCAATGAAGTTCCAACAGGTGCGTTGTTATTAGTCACCGACCAGCCAATGATTTCATCGGGTGTTAAAACGGATCGAAGCGATAAGGCGGTTACCAAAAACTACACGGAATTGCATTTAAAAATCGGGATTGACTCGCTTAACGAATTAATCAACAATGGATTAAGTGTTAAGCACCTAAGGTTCTAA
- the holA gene encoding DNA polymerase III subunit delta has translation MSALPEAAKKIIKDIGEKKFKPIYFLMGEEPYFIDKLASYMEDHVLEEADRSFNQAVHYGSDLDISRLVGEAKRYPMMSDYQLVIVKEAQLIKNLAGKEKKDKETGKEEEVKDVFLTYCESPLPSTILVICYKGKTIDKRKSLYKAIEKNGIVFNSEVIKDWNLSKWIIDFVKEKGYRINDKAAVMLADFLGNDLAKIDNEVSKLAISLPPNTEINELIIERNIGISKDYNVFELLKALSKQDTFKANQIINYFSKNQKENPAVVTIGHLYNYYSKLLEIHYHRTKGLNSGAIAEKMGIHPFVFKEYEEAAQRYSYPKIVKNVSSLRDFDLRIKGVESGELSLEDFYKEFIYKVIHTR, from the coding sequence ATGTCTGCCCTACCCGAAGCTGCCAAAAAGATTATCAAAGACATTGGGGAGAAGAAATTCAAACCTATTTACTTTTTGATGGGTGAGGAACCCTATTTTATCGACAAATTGGCATCTTACATGGAAGACCATGTATTAGAGGAAGCGGATCGAAGTTTTAACCAGGCGGTTCATTATGGTAGTGATTTAGATATTTCTCGCTTGGTAGGCGAAGCCAAGCGTTACCCTATGATGTCCGATTACCAATTGGTAATAGTAAAGGAAGCACAACTAATAAAGAACTTAGCAGGCAAAGAGAAAAAAGACAAAGAAACCGGGAAAGAAGAAGAAGTAAAAGATGTTTTTTTAACTTACTGTGAATCCCCATTACCTTCCACGATACTGGTGATTTGTTATAAAGGTAAAACCATTGACAAGCGTAAATCCTTATACAAGGCCATTGAAAAAAATGGAATTGTATTCAATTCAGAAGTGATTAAGGATTGGAACCTCAGCAAATGGATCATTGACTTTGTAAAAGAAAAGGGCTATCGAATCAATGACAAGGCAGCAGTAATGCTAGCCGATTTTTTAGGGAACGATTTGGCAAAAATTGATAATGAGGTATCCAAATTGGCCATTTCACTGCCACCCAATACCGAAATTAATGAATTAATCATTGAACGAAATATTGGAATAAGCAAGGATTACAACGTCTTTGAGCTATTGAAAGCTTTATCTAAACAGGATACTTTTAAAGCCAATCAAATAATTAATTACTTCAGCAAGAATCAGAAAGAGAATCCGGCAGTTGTAACGATAGGGCATTTATATAACTACTACAGTAAATTGCTTGAAATACATTACCATCGGACCAAAGGATTAAACTCCGGCGCCATTGCCGAAAAGATGGGAATTCATCCTTTTGTTTTCAAGGAATATGAAGAAGCGGCGCAACGATATAGTTATCCGAAAATCGTAAAAAATGTAAGTTCCTTAAGAGACTTTGATTTAAGGATTAAGGGAGTTGAATCGGGAGAATTATCTTTGGAGGATTTTTACAAAGAATTTATTTATAAAGTCATTCATACCAGGTAA
- a CDS encoding GDP-L-fucose synthase, producing the protein MEDSTNHFHPDSKIYVAGHKGMVGSAIVKKLNENGYTNIITRTSKELDLMNQSKVKDFFETELPDFVFVAAAKVGGIIANNTYRAEFLYNNLLIEANVIHHAYLSGVKKLLFLGSSCVYPKMAAQPIKEEYLLTGALEPTNEPYAIAKIAGIKLCESYHQQYGCDFLSVMPTNLYGPNDNYDLQNSHVLPALIRKFHEAKQNNSKSVTIWGTGSPKREFMYSEDMAEACIYVMRSKTNERLINIGTGTDISIKELAEMIKKIIGYEGELEFDKTKPDGTPRKLLDVSRLTDLGYTYKTDLETGIRKAYSAYLETL; encoded by the coding sequence ATGGAAGATTCTACCAATCACTTTCACCCAGATTCCAAAATATATGTTGCAGGCCATAAAGGAATGGTAGGTTCAGCCATAGTGAAGAAATTAAATGAAAATGGCTATACCAACATAATTACAAGGACATCTAAAGAGCTTGATTTGATGAATCAATCCAAAGTGAAGGATTTTTTTGAAACAGAGCTTCCTGATTTTGTATTTGTAGCTGCAGCAAAAGTTGGAGGGATCATAGCGAACAACACCTACCGGGCAGAGTTTCTGTACAACAATTTATTAATTGAAGCCAATGTAATTCACCACGCTTATTTGTCCGGAGTAAAGAAACTACTTTTTCTAGGCTCATCCTGTGTTTATCCAAAAATGGCGGCCCAACCCATTAAGGAAGAATATTTATTAACCGGGGCTTTAGAACCAACCAATGAACCTTATGCAATTGCAAAGATTGCAGGTATTAAGCTTTGCGAATCCTATCACCAACAATATGGCTGCGATTTTTTGAGTGTTATGCCCACCAATTTATATGGGCCAAATGATAATTATGATTTGCAAAATTCACATGTTTTACCTGCACTAATACGCAAATTTCACGAAGCCAAACAAAACAATTCAAAATCTGTAACTATTTGGGGAACAGGAAGTCCAAAGAGGGAATTTATGTATAGTGAAGACATGGCGGAAGCCTGTATATATGTAATGAGGTCAAAAACCAACGAACGACTAATTAACATAGGAACCGGAACAGATATTTCTATCAAGGAATTGGCTGAGATGATTAAAAAAATTATCGGTTATGAAGGAGAATTAGAATTTGACAAGACCAAACCGGATGGAACTCCGCGAAAATTATTAGACGTATCAAGATTGACTGATTTAGGTTATACTTATAAAACTGATTTAGAAACAGGAATTAGGAAGGCATACTCTGCCTATCTCGAAACATTATAA
- the gmd gene encoding GDP-mannose 4,6-dehydratase, which produces MKTALITGVTGQDGSYLSELLLKKGYTVHGIKRRASSFNTQRIDHLYQDPHVNNANFHLHYGDLTDSTNLIRIIQETQPDEIYNLAAMSHVKVSFETPEYTANADGIGTLRILEAVRILNLVEKTRIYQASTSELYGLVQAVPQNERTPFYPRSPYAVAKLYAYWITVNYREAYGIFASNGILFNHESPLRGETFVTRKITMAVAAIAANLQSILYLGNLDSLRDWGHAKDYVEGMWRILQHSKPDDFVLATGKTTKVRDFVRMAFSVLGIVVEFQGEGINEIGIIAQLETNEFPHLQIGQKIVAVDERYFRPTEVDLLIGDPQKALNDLGWKATIELPELIAEMVNSDYIKAKTK; this is translated from the coding sequence ATGAAAACAGCTTTAATTACAGGTGTTACAGGACAAGATGGCTCATATTTATCTGAACTACTATTAAAAAAGGGATATACGGTGCATGGTATTAAAAGAAGAGCTTCTTCATTTAATACCCAGAGAATTGATCATTTATACCAAGACCCTCATGTTAATAATGCCAACTTTCATTTACACTATGGCGACTTAACGGATAGTACTAATTTAATTAGAATTATTCAGGAGACACAACCGGATGAAATATACAATCTAGCGGCGATGAGTCATGTAAAAGTTAGCTTTGAAACACCGGAATATACTGCCAACGCCGATGGAATTGGCACACTTAGAATTTTAGAAGCTGTTCGTATACTTAATTTAGTAGAAAAAACCAGAATTTACCAAGCTTCAACCTCAGAACTTTATGGTTTAGTGCAAGCAGTGCCTCAAAATGAAAGAACCCCTTTTTATCCACGATCGCCTTATGCTGTGGCAAAATTATATGCATATTGGATAACAGTTAATTATCGTGAAGCCTATGGAATATTTGCATCAAATGGTATATTATTTAATCATGAGTCGCCTTTAAGAGGTGAAACCTTTGTAACCAGAAAAATAACTATGGCCGTGGCAGCAATTGCGGCAAATCTACAATCTATACTTTACTTAGGCAATCTTGACTCCTTGCGAGATTGGGGCCATGCTAAAGATTATGTAGAAGGTATGTGGAGAATTTTACAACATTCCAAGCCGGATGACTTCGTACTAGCAACAGGAAAAACAACCAAGGTTAGAGATTTTGTAAGAATGGCATTTAGTGTTTTAGGAATAGTGGTTGAATTTCAGGGTGAAGGAATTAATGAAATAGGAATCATAGCTCAGTTAGAAACAAATGAATTTCCTCATCTTCAAATTGGTCAGAAAATTGTTGCTGTGGATGAAAGGTATTTTCGACCCACCGAGGTAGATTTATTAATTGGTGACCCTCAGAAAGCGCTGAATGACCTAGGATGGAAGGCTACAATTGAACTTCCTGAATTGATCGCTGAAATGGTTAATTCCGATTACATAAAGGCAAAAACAAAATAA
- a CDS encoding glycosyltransferase family 2 protein has translation MNIPIVIPARNESKRIEKTIQSIRATFKFANMTPYIVLVDDGSKDNTADFAEGLGCHVVRLKDRGYSALGMPVLADTHNAGFEYIEKNLQDPYEFLMVIGADTTFEENYLSILLKEMNADPSLAMCAGVLDGFHTNPNAVRGSGRIIRRSFWERVGFRLPNTYYAWESYPVVAANSFGLKTRTIYTAKMQTDRPPLRSVDWMRYGIGMRENGSLFAYVLLRAAKASLTIELKSGFRLIYGYLKPNNHVFPKEMRSFVSTYQRNRILKFLRLKK, from the coding sequence ATGAATATCCCAATTGTTATACCTGCAAGGAATGAGTCCAAACGGATTGAAAAAACCATTCAGAGCATAAGAGCCACCTTTAAATTTGCGAACATGACTCCTTACATCGTTTTGGTAGATGATGGTTCAAAGGATAATACAGCCGATTTTGCCGAAGGATTAGGTTGTCATGTGGTTCGATTAAAAGATAGGGGGTATTCAGCGTTAGGTATGCCCGTATTAGCTGACACACACAATGCAGGCTTCGAATACATTGAGAAAAACCTTCAAGACCCTTACGAGTTTCTTATGGTAATTGGTGCCGATACCACCTTTGAGGAAAATTATCTTTCCATTTTATTGAAAGAAATGAACGCAGACCCATCCCTTGCGATGTGTGCCGGGGTGTTGGATGGTTTTCATACCAATCCAAACGCTGTAAGAGGTTCCGGCAGAATTATTAGAAGATCATTTTGGGAAAGGGTTGGATTTAGATTACCCAACACCTACTATGCCTGGGAAAGCTATCCCGTAGTAGCTGCAAACTCCTTTGGGCTAAAAACCCGCACCATCTACACTGCAAAAATGCAAACGGATCGTCCACCTCTTCGTTCGGTTGATTGGATGCGCTATGGAATTGGTATGAGAGAAAATGGAAGCTTATTTGCCTATGTTCTTTTAAGAGCAGCCAAAGCCTCCTTAACAATTGAGTTAAAATCGGGTTTTCGTCTGATTTATGGCTACCTTAAGCCAAATAATCATGTATTTCCAAAAGAAATGCGTTCCTTTGTTAGTACCTATCAACGAAATAGAATATTGAAATTCCTTCGATTAAAGAAATGA
- a CDS encoding DUF354 domain-containing protein: MTFIFDIGHPAHVHYFKNIIVRLKKEGHEVIVFARDKECTHELLEAYGISFISRGKGSSNLIGKLYYIFKIDLMMFLVLLGKKKDIFIGFASPYAAHVAWLYRKFSITIDDTDKATLSHKLYLPFTTKVVTPSVFEKEMGKKQIKFKSFMELSYLHPDVFEPNPDVLKKLDLKEGEKFAILRFVSWGANHDVGHAGMKEEQKRKVLELIKTKYRVFISSESELPADLLPYKLQIPVESLHDCLAQAELYIGEGATMAAEAAMLGVPAIYTNSLTAGTLHAMSDYGLLHIWNPEREKLEELVEMFLKQTNGKRLQQERRKKMLQECNNPTKFFLELIQNNSSK; the protein is encoded by the coding sequence ATGACATTCATTTTTGACATAGGACATCCGGCACACGTCCATTACTTCAAAAACATCATTGTTCGTTTGAAGAAGGAAGGTCATGAGGTTATTGTATTTGCAAGAGACAAAGAATGTACCCATGAGCTATTAGAAGCTTATGGTATTTCATTTATTTCTAGAGGAAAAGGTTCCAGCAACCTAATTGGAAAACTCTATTACATTTTCAAAATCGATTTGATGATGTTTTTGGTCTTGTTAGGTAAGAAAAAAGACATCTTCATCGGCTTTGCTTCTCCTTATGCGGCACATGTGGCCTGGTTGTACCGGAAATTCAGTATTACAATTGATGATACTGACAAAGCGACTCTTTCCCATAAATTATATCTTCCTTTCACTACGAAAGTGGTAACACCTTCGGTTTTTGAAAAGGAAATGGGTAAAAAACAAATCAAATTCAAGTCCTTTATGGAGCTTTCTTATCTGCACCCGGACGTATTTGAACCTAACCCCGATGTTTTAAAAAAGCTTGACCTAAAAGAAGGAGAAAAATTTGCCATCCTTCGATTTGTGTCTTGGGGCGCAAACCACGATGTTGGCCATGCCGGTATGAAAGAGGAGCAAAAAAGAAAAGTATTGGAATTGATAAAAACCAAATACAGAGTTTTCATTTCATCAGAATCTGAACTACCTGCGGATTTATTACCCTATAAACTTCAAATTCCGGTTGAAAGTTTACACGATTGCCTTGCCCAGGCAGAACTTTATATTGGAGAAGGAGCAACCATGGCAGCAGAAGCTGCTATGTTAGGAGTGCCTGCTATTTACACCAATTCCTTAACGGCAGGAACCTTGCATGCAATGAGTGACTATGGTTTATTACATATTTGGAACCCTGAACGTGAGAAACTGGAAGAACTTGTTGAGATGTTTTTAAAGCAAACCAATGGAAAACGTTTGCAACAGGAAAGGAGAAAAAAAATGCTTCAGGAATGCAATAATCCAACTAAGTTCTTTTTGGAATTAATTCAAAACAATAGTTCCAAATAA
- a CDS encoding oligosaccharide flippase family protein: MQAKKFLKNLSLYTLEPVVFKLVSFLLIPIYTAYLLPQEFGDLQYIISIATFLKSITTFGLSTAFWKFRSDLEEKEYASLSTNIIVSQFFIGSLICSILVIIYLSGFNSMASVGLILYFTALLIKTFSENYLLICRAYNKVNLYLSISILQTLLFFGLNYYFLSQTNLKTNGVVLAYLIAFVLITIAFFPILRYKVFGKINLSQIKRLLHFGGPLLLGNLSILVMSISDRWFLKTLSTEAELGLYSYGYKFSDLIATFFIYTFQLAWTPIAWKAFSTEQGRSFFFKVERIIMVFFPSIIFLIIPFILLLARIMTVNPEFNKGLNIIYIIAFSHIFYAYYTFNSVKNLYYNKKKNIIKANIASASFNLLLNILLIGKFGMWGAAIATVLSYILMYIIIEFVQIPELDQFKAKRHKLFIFNGISFILVITNTACMLFFDSLMYITPVSFVSAGILVGMIYLLRLNDINLKDLMNKKAF; encoded by the coding sequence ATGCAAGCAAAAAAGTTCCTCAAGAACCTTTCACTTTACACCCTAGAACCGGTAGTTTTCAAACTGGTTAGTTTTCTTCTAATTCCAATATACACTGCCTATTTATTACCACAGGAATTTGGTGATCTTCAATACATCATTTCAATCGCCACCTTTCTTAAAAGTATTACAACATTTGGACTAAGTACTGCATTTTGGAAGTTTAGAAGTGATTTGGAAGAAAAGGAATACGCATCCCTTTCCACTAATATAATAGTTTCCCAATTCTTTATTGGCAGTTTAATTTGTAGTATTCTGGTTATTATCTACCTAAGCGGATTTAACTCTATGGCTTCGGTTGGACTAATTCTATATTTCACTGCTTTACTAATAAAAACCTTTTCCGAAAATTACCTTCTCATATGCAGGGCTTACAATAAGGTAAACCTGTATTTGAGCATTTCCATCCTTCAAACCCTCCTTTTCTTTGGTTTAAATTACTATTTCTTATCTCAAACAAATTTAAAGACCAATGGTGTAGTTTTAGCCTATTTAATTGCTTTTGTTCTAATAACCATTGCTTTTTTCCCAATTCTTCGATACAAGGTATTTGGCAAAATAAACTTGTCTCAAATCAAAAGATTACTTCATTTTGGAGGCCCCTTATTACTTGGAAACCTGTCAATTTTAGTAATGTCTATTTCTGATCGTTGGTTTTTAAAAACCCTTTCAACTGAGGCCGAATTAGGATTATACAGTTATGGGTATAAATTCTCCGACCTAATTGCCACCTTTTTCATTTACACTTTTCAATTGGCCTGGACTCCAATCGCCTGGAAAGCATTTTCTACTGAGCAAGGAAGATCCTTCTTTTTTAAAGTCGAACGAATCATCATGGTCTTTTTCCCTTCCATTATTTTTCTAATAATTCCATTCATTTTGCTTTTGGCCCGCATAATGACTGTCAATCCTGAATTCAACAAGGGTCTGAATATCATTTACATTATAGCCTTTTCACATATTTTCTATGCTTATTACACCTTCAATTCAGTTAAGAACCTCTATTACAATAAAAAGAAAAATATAATTAAGGCCAACATTGCCTCTGCCAGCTTTAATCTCCTGTTAAATATTCTCCTTATTGGCAAATTTGGCATGTGGGGGGCTGCAATTGCAACTGTGCTATCCTACATATTAATGTATATTATCATAGAATTTGTCCAAATTCCTGAGCTAGACCAATTTAAAGCTAAAAGACATAAACTCTTCATATTCAACGGAATCTCATTCATACTAGTAATAACGAACACAGCTTGTATGTTATTCTTTGATTCTTTGATGTACATTACGCCCGTTTCCTTTGTTTCGGCGGGCATCTTAGTTGGGATGATTTATCTTTTAAGGTTAAACGATATCAACCTTAAAGACCTAATGAATAAAAAGGCCTTTTAG